One Thermicanus aegyptius DSM 12793 DNA segment encodes these proteins:
- a CDS encoding prepilin peptidase, with translation MTFLLIIFSLLFGLTLGSFFNVVALRVPKGESILYPPSHCPHCRKQLGVRDLVPVLSFLISRGRCRHCGAPISPLYLLGELSTGLLFAAIYLVYGFSPEAVVAAALAGLSVIITISDLAYLLIPNKVLLFFLPLFAFLRLFIREESYWTYLLGMVLAGGILLSAALISRRGMGMGDVKLFALYGLALGPLSAFLALFLASLAGALVGGTLILRGKMKRKDPIPFGPFLALGAMLAELFGDAIFSFYFSL, from the coding sequence ATGACTTTCCTCTTAATAATCTTTTCCCTCCTCTTCGGCCTCACCCTGGGCTCCTTCTTTAACGTGGTTGCCCTACGGGTGCCGAAAGGGGAATCGATCCTATATCCACCCTCCCATTGCCCCCACTGCCGGAAGCAGCTGGGGGTACGGGATTTGGTGCCTGTTCTTAGCTTTCTCATCAGCCGGGGACGCTGCCGCCACTGTGGAGCGCCCATTTCTCCCCTCTACCTGTTGGGGGAGCTAAGCACAGGTCTACTTTTTGCGGCCATCTATCTGGTCTATGGATTTTCCCCGGAGGCGGTGGTTGCAGCCGCCCTCGCCGGGCTCTCCGTTATCATTACGATCTCCGACCTGGCCTATCTGCTCATTCCGAACAAAGTCCTTCTCTTCTTCCTCCCTCTCTTCGCCTTTTTGCGCCTCTTTATCCGGGAGGAATCTTATTGGACTTACCTCCTCGGGATGGTGCTTGCAGGAGGAATTCTCCTCTCTGCGGCACTCATTAGCCGACGAGGGATGGGGATGGGAGATGTGAAGCTCTTCGCCTTGTACGGTCTAGCCCTTGGCCCCCTCTCCGCCTTTCTCGCCCTCTTTCTCGCTTCTCTGGCCGGTGCTTTGGTGGGGGGGACCCTCATCCTGAGGGGAAAAATGAAGCGAAAAGACCCCATCCCCTTCGGACCTTTTCTGGCGCTGGGAGCGATGCTGGCGGAACTGTTCGGCGATGCGATCTTTTCCTTCTACTTCTCCCTATAG
- a CDS encoding type IV pilus twitching motility protein PilT: protein MSNTQQIFEEWLGRAFEAGASDLHLSIGSPPILRIDGALTPLEGEKITAAFMEELPTLLLNELQQRRFLESGEVDFSYSLPGISRYRVNLFRQRGGVSIAARVIPSHIPSLGELQMPKVLREVAEKPHGLFLVTGPTGSGKSTTLAAMINHINETQAKHIITLEDPIEYLRPHKRSIVEQREIGNDTMSFASGLRASLRQDPDVILVGEMRDLETISTAITAAETGHLVLATLHTNDAAQTVDRIIDVFPAEQQGQIRLQVAEVLIGILSMRLLPLATGKGRVAATEILINTPAAANLIRQSKSHQLRSLMQTGRAMGMHTMEMHIRELLAAHLISPAVAGLYLTEG, encoded by the coding sequence ATGAGCAATACGCAGCAGATCTTCGAAGAATGGCTGGGCAGGGCTTTTGAGGCTGGTGCTTCCGATCTTCATCTCAGCATCGGTTCCCCGCCCATTCTCCGAATCGATGGAGCTTTAACTCCCCTGGAAGGGGAGAAGATCACCGCCGCTTTCATGGAGGAACTCCCTACTCTTCTCTTGAATGAATTACAACAGCGTCGCTTTTTAGAAAGCGGAGAGGTAGATTTCTCTTACAGCCTCCCCGGAATCTCTCGGTATCGGGTGAATCTTTTTCGCCAGCGTGGAGGGGTGAGCATTGCCGCCCGGGTCATCCCGTCCCATATCCCCTCCCTCGGGGAACTGCAGATGCCCAAAGTGCTGCGGGAGGTGGCGGAGAAGCCCCACGGCCTCTTCCTGGTGACAGGTCCTACGGGAAGCGGAAAGAGCACCACCCTGGCCGCCATGATTAATCATATTAACGAAACCCAGGCGAAGCACATCATCACCCTGGAAGACCCGATCGAGTATCTTCGCCCCCATAAGCGTTCCATTGTTGAGCAACGGGAGATCGGAAACGATACGATGAGCTTCGCTTCAGGTCTTCGGGCCTCCCTGCGGCAGGATCCCGATGTGATTCTGGTGGGGGAGATGCGGGATCTGGAGACCATTTCCACCGCCATCACCGCCGCGGAGACGGGACACTTGGTTTTGGCCACCTTGCATACCAATGATGCGGCCCAGACCGTTGACCGGATCATCGACGTCTTCCCCGCCGAACAGCAGGGGCAGATCCGGCTGCAGGTGGCGGAGGTTTTGATCGGCATCCTTTCGATGCGCCTTTTGCCGCTGGCGACGGGCAAAGGGAGGGTGGCGGCGACGGAGATTCTGATCAACACCCCGGCGGCAGCCAATCTGATTCGCCAGAGCAAGTCTCATCAACTGCGCAGTCTCATGCAGACGGGAAGGGCAATGGGCATGCATACGATGGAAATGCACATCCGGGAACTACTGGCCGCCCACCTCATCTCCCCTGCGGTGGCAGGACTTTATCTGACGGAGGGATAA
- a CDS encoding type II secretion system F family protein yields MALYTYRAKDRVGKMYRGKIEASDKAVAMEELKRRGVIILSLEEKRNTFLNQEFYLGSPVKHVDFVIYCRQFATLIRAGVPIVEANRILAEQTESRALKKALMEITVKLKKGIPFSQAAGEQRFFPPFFINMIRAGEESGKMDETLERIAHYFEKEHDTREKVKSAMTYPVAVGLIAIIVVGFLLKFVVPRFVGMFEQMHAELPAVTRFVLALSQSVERQWYLWLLGMALIVFLFIALKRTAQGAYWFDYLKLKVPVFGKLNQKGAIAQLTRTLASLYGSSVPVLQSLSIVENLVNNRVIGEVLRKARESLSQGRPLSEPLKRSWVFPPLVTQMIAVGEETGSLDQMLEKVADFYERDVENTVDRLKSLIEPLLIVFLAGVVGIIVAAILLPMFTLYQNIGNMQ; encoded by the coding sequence ATGGCCCTGTATACCTACCGGGCAAAAGACCGGGTCGGCAAGATGTATCGAGGGAAAATTGAAGCCTCCGATAAAGCGGTTGCCATGGAGGAATTAAAACGAAGGGGGGTGATCATCCTCTCCCTGGAGGAGAAGAGAAATACTTTCCTAAATCAGGAGTTTTATTTGGGAAGTCCGGTCAAGCATGTCGATTTCGTCATCTACTGCAGGCAGTTTGCCACCCTCATCCGGGCCGGCGTGCCCATCGTGGAGGCCAACCGGATCCTGGCCGAGCAGACGGAGAGCCGCGCTTTGAAGAAGGCTCTTATGGAAATTACCGTCAAATTAAAAAAGGGAATTCCCTTCTCCCAGGCGGCAGGCGAACAGAGATTTTTTCCTCCGTTTTTTATCAATATGATCCGTGCCGGGGAAGAATCGGGGAAGATGGATGAGACGTTGGAGCGGATCGCTCATTATTTCGAAAAGGAGCATGATACCCGGGAAAAGGTGAAATCGGCCATGACCTATCCGGTGGCCGTGGGACTGATCGCCATCATCGTGGTGGGCTTTCTGCTGAAATTCGTGGTCCCCCGTTTTGTGGGCATGTTTGAACAGATGCACGCAGAGCTTCCCGCCGTCACCCGTTTCGTTCTCGCCCTGAGCCAGAGCGTGGAAAGGCAATGGTATCTGTGGCTTCTGGGTATGGCACTCATCGTCTTTCTTTTCATCGCCTTAAAACGGACGGCTCAGGGAGCTTACTGGTTTGACTATCTCAAATTAAAGGTTCCTGTTTTCGGGAAGTTGAATCAAAAAGGGGCGATCGCCCAGCTCACCCGGACGCTTGCCTCTCTCTACGGCAGCTCTGTTCCCGTTCTTCAATCTCTCTCCATCGTGGAAAACCTGGTAAACAACCGGGTCATCGGTGAAGTTCTGCGTAAGGCCAGGGAGTCGCTCAGCCAGGGCCGGCCCCTGTCGGAGCCGCTGAAGCGCTCCTGGGTCTTTCCGCCGCTTGTGACCCAGATGATCGCCGTGGGAGAGGAGACCGGCTCCCTGGACCAAATGCTGGAAAAGGTGGCCGATTTCTACGAGCGGGATGTGGAGAATACGGTGGACAGGCTAAAATCTCTCATCGAGCCTCTCCTCATCGTCTTTCTCGCCGGCGTGGTGGGCATCATCGTCGCAGCCATTCTTCTGCCCATGTTCACCCTCTACCAAAACATCGGCAATATGCAATGA
- a CDS encoding DNA adenine methylase — MSNSMFIGGQEGLEGIVAPPFNPNNKPISWDMLIRGAILSIISYMGGKRALVKQLVPLIEWAGREYGLDTFITATGGACRVLLNLDPDRLIFTRRVYSDVDYSLASLFHVLTDESMTRKLILRLTYLDYTEYVFKAAQKARWADDRLARLGKFEEASDYVTAAANMYILAKMSYAANLKSINWLTVVKKRDKYYQDVLKLHQFNSILSGVKVFRMDCRKLIREVESRQNGYDPKRTIIFCDVPYDTDECLIKKHYDYSWDKRDHIKFRELIKDCEAYLIICGYRSELYDVLVEKYPERWQRVFLKSKHVSSSASGYHQDEYIYINFKLSPEMYALIESER, encoded by the coding sequence ATGAGTAATTCGATGTTTATTGGGGGTCAGGAGGGTCTGGAGGGGATTGTTGCCCCTCCTTTTAACCCGAATAACAAGCCGATTTCTTGGGATATGTTGATTAGAGGAGCGATCCTTTCAATAATCAGTTATATGGGTGGCAAACGCGCTCTTGTCAAGCAACTCGTCCCCTTGATCGAGTGGGCTGGTCGAGAATACGGGCTTGATACGTTTATCACAGCGACAGGCGGGGCATGTCGGGTTTTACTGAATCTTGATCCCGATAGATTGATTTTTACGCGCAGGGTCTATTCGGATGTTGATTACTCTTTGGCGAGCTTGTTCCACGTCTTAACGGATGAATCTATGACGAGAAAATTGATTCTTCGATTAACCTATTTGGATTACACCGAGTATGTTTTTAAGGCAGCTCAAAAAGCTCGATGGGCAGATGATCGACTAGCCAGATTGGGTAAGTTTGAGGAAGCTTCCGACTATGTGACCGCCGCGGCAAACATGTATATCTTAGCCAAGATGAGTTATGCCGCCAACCTGAAGTCCATCAATTGGTTAACTGTCGTAAAGAAGAGGGATAAGTATTATCAAGATGTCCTTAAACTTCATCAGTTCAACTCAATCCTATCGGGAGTGAAAGTCTTTCGGATGGACTGCCGGAAACTGATCAGGGAAGTGGAATCAAGACAAAACGGTTATGATCCTAAGCGAACGATCATTTTCTGTGATGTTCCTTACGACACCGATGAATGTTTGATTAAAAAGCATTACGACTATTCTTGGGACAAGCGGGATCATATCAAATTTCGAGAACTAATCAAGGACTGTGAGGCGTATTTAATCATTTGTGGTTATAGAAGTGAGCTTTATGACGTTTTGGTTGAGAAGTACCCTGAAAGATGGCAGAGAGTGTTCTTAAAATCCAAGCATGTCTCATCTTCTGCGAGTGGTTACCATCAAGATGAATACATTTACATCAACTTCAAGTTATCGCCCGAGATGTATGCGCTGATTGAGTCTGAAAGGTAA
- the pilO gene encoding type 4a pilus biogenesis protein PilO yields MERFTKTFPLILLLLLLFIGAYLLYFFLFQGKEEKLASLTQEIKQKGDMVLQLNRLVKEKVESQPKQDDLEKEMTALPIWDNTEQLILEFKKSEGKTGVSLTNVQFQNSDLNRLNEYGGSPTPLFPNVKEVQVNMMVTGTYTSIHAFLEEIEKSPRFMIINSVNFGTAATGGENLLQGTKLTASIQLSAYYDPSNRDLVSPKWREYPLP; encoded by the coding sequence ATGGAGCGGTTTACTAAAACCTTTCCCCTGATTCTCCTCCTTCTCCTCCTTTTCATAGGGGCTTATCTTCTCTATTTCTTTCTCTTCCAGGGAAAGGAGGAGAAACTGGCGAGCCTTACCCAGGAAATAAAGCAGAAGGGAGATATGGTGCTGCAACTCAACCGGCTGGTGAAGGAAAAAGTGGAATCCCAGCCGAAGCAGGACGATCTGGAGAAAGAGATGACGGCCCTCCCGATCTGGGATAATACGGAGCAATTGATTCTAGAATTTAAGAAATCGGAAGGAAAGACGGGGGTTAGCCTCACCAACGTCCAATTCCAAAACAGCGATCTCAACCGCTTGAATGAGTACGGCGGCTCCCCAACACCCCTCTTCCCCAACGTGAAAGAGGTACAGGTTAACATGATGGTGACCGGCACTTACACGTCGATTCACGCTTTTCTGGAGGAGATTGAAAAATCCCCCCGGTTCATGATCATCAATTCCGTCAACTTCGGAACGGCGGCGACGGGAGGGGAAAATCTCCTCCAGGGAACGAAGCTGACCGCCTCGATCCAACTAAGTGCCTACTACGACCCATCGAACCGGGATCTGGTTTCTCCAAAATGGCGGGAGTATCCTCTGCCGTAG
- a CDS encoding type II secretion system protein, which produces MFNGLKRVSKEEKGFTLIELLAVIIIIGIIAAIAVPSIGGLINKTKDDADKATAQQLYEAARLYLTAEKNGDFSNATVTLTDLEGKYLPTNIKDGNGKEITAATVTFDKDGTLESVSFTTSDGTKNFDKDFNKPAGSSTSGT; this is translated from the coding sequence ATGTTCAATGGTTTGAAACGGGTAAGCAAGGAAGAAAAGGGTTTTACTCTCATCGAACTCTTGGCCGTCATCATCATCATTGGGATCATTGCTGCCATTGCGGTACCAAGCATTGGGGGGCTGATTAATAAGACGAAGGATGATGCAGACAAAGCTACGGCACAACAGCTCTACGAAGCGGCGAGGCTCTATCTGACGGCTGAAAAAAATGGTGATTTTTCCAATGCAACCGTTACACTTACGGATCTTGAAGGAAAATATCTCCCAACAAATATCAAAGATGGAAATGGAAAAGAAATTACTGCAGCCACGGTTACATTTGATAAAGATGGTACTTTAGAATCAGTCAGTTTCACTACCTCGGATGGAACAAAAAACTTTGATAAAGATTTTAATAAACCCGCAGGTTCATCAACATCAGGTACTTAA
- the pilM gene encoding type IV pilus biogenesis protein PilM produces the protein MFSFMQQIGLSFTLQDIRYCQLKDVKTKMVRKVGKLSLPKELVREEGITDPALLYDVMKGWVKEERLKGKQVILSLPTSHIFIRKLKVPPMKEKDLYRYLELEIAGSLYLPFENPVFDYTLEKGENGEEDEAILFITPGKILNDYLDVLEELGLHVTAIDLPSLSLLRFLTFASEEAGEGMMILYLTQEGMELYIYDRGIPEFMRSLTLEQENFVLAQGNPALRWNDVLTEIRRMFNFYQYNMHEEEKRVTHLYFFGRHSGKEEFLQILRQEFDGVTVREVPLSYTLENGGDGELEDYALPLGLVLRGKIHEKR, from the coding sequence ATGTTTTCATTCATGCAACAAATAGGACTGAGCTTCACTCTTCAGGACATACGCTACTGCCAACTGAAGGATGTAAAAACAAAAATGGTAAGAAAGGTAGGGAAACTCTCCCTCCCGAAGGAACTGGTCCGGGAAGAAGGGATAACCGATCCCGCTCTCCTTTATGATGTGATGAAGGGATGGGTGAAAGAAGAGCGTCTAAAAGGGAAGCAGGTGATTCTCTCCCTGCCTACCTCCCATATCTTTATACGCAAACTAAAGGTACCGCCCATGAAGGAGAAGGATCTTTACCGTTATCTGGAATTGGAGATTGCCGGTTCCCTCTATCTTCCCTTTGAAAACCCTGTTTTCGACTATACGCTGGAAAAAGGGGAGAACGGAGAGGAGGATGAGGCGATCCTCTTTATTACCCCGGGAAAGATCCTGAACGATTACCTGGATGTGTTGGAGGAATTGGGGCTTCATGTCACCGCGATCGACCTTCCCTCCCTCTCCCTCCTTCGTTTCCTTACGTTTGCTTCGGAGGAAGCCGGGGAAGGCATGATGATTCTCTATCTCACCCAGGAGGGAATGGAACTCTATATCTACGATCGGGGAATCCCTGAGTTTATGCGGAGCCTTACCTTGGAACAAGAGAATTTCGTTCTAGCCCAAGGAAATCCGGCGCTCCGCTGGAACGATGTCCTGACGGAGATCCGGAGGATGTTTAATTTCTACCAATATAACATGCATGAAGAAGAAAAGAGGGTGACCCATCTCTATTTTTTTGGAAGACATTCGGGAAAAGAGGAATTTCTTCAGATATTGCGTCAGGAGTTTGATGGGGTGACGGTGAGGGAAGTTCCCCTCTCCTATACGTTGGAAAATGGGGGAGACGGGGAATTGGAAGATTATGCCCTGCCTCTCGGCCTTGTTCTAAGGGGGAAGATCCATGAGAAACGTTAA
- a CDS encoding PilN domain-containing protein yields MRNVNLLPRERRQERFLPFLILIAFFIWNLLILYTLYASQQLDRSLEDQGARLAALKQQEERLKAQLIEVSNAKKHEGATPREVLDYAAKARLSVPKVLDETLSLLPDGGWIASLSYARPGAIELAVGFSRMEDAAYYLNRLRHLSFAASGISLREVKWVEGTASPTGGGQRFYQAVYTIPIAPKTLPQSENAAPGGTSNQGGTPGQGGAPVQGGSSGQGEIPAGGENSDAPNAFGNLSLGEKSETENWSTLKGGESNGAVY; encoded by the coding sequence ATGAGAAACGTTAATCTCCTGCCTAGAGAGAGGAGGCAAGAAAGATTTCTTCCCTTTCTCATCCTGATCGCCTTTTTCATTTGGAATCTTCTCATTCTCTACACCCTGTACGCATCCCAACAGCTGGACCGAAGCCTGGAGGATCAGGGCGCGCGTCTTGCCGCCCTAAAGCAGCAGGAAGAGCGGTTGAAAGCACAGCTGATTGAAGTGAGTAACGCGAAAAAACATGAAGGAGCCACCCCGCGGGAAGTGCTTGACTATGCTGCCAAGGCCCGTCTGAGTGTGCCGAAGGTTTTGGACGAAACCCTCTCCCTCCTTCCGGATGGCGGATGGATTGCTTCCCTCTCCTATGCCCGACCCGGGGCGATTGAGCTTGCCGTCGGATTTTCCAGGATGGAGGATGCGGCCTATTATCTGAACCGACTTCGCCACCTCTCCTTTGCAGCGTCAGGGATCTCCCTTCGTGAGGTCAAATGGGTGGAAGGAACGGCCTCTCCGACCGGAGGGGGGCAGAGATTTTATCAGGCGGTCTATACGATTCCCATCGCTCCAAAAACTCTCCCACAGAGTGAAAATGCGGCTCCGGGAGGAACCTCCAACCAAGGTGGAACTCCCGGCCAAGGAGGAGCTCCCGTCCAAGGGGGAAGTTCCGGCCAGGGAGAAATCCCCGCCGGGGGAGAGAACTCCGATGCTCCCAATGCTTTCGGCAATCTTTCGTTAGGGGAGAAGTCCGAAACAGAAAATTGGAGCACCTTGAAAGGAGGAGAGAGCAATGGAGCGGTTTACTAA
- a CDS encoding Maf family protein — protein sequence MEVRSHALPILLASSSPRRRELLAGLGLHFTIQSSRVEEEIDPHLSPGEMVERLALMKAKEVASSHPDSLVIGSDTLVVAEGKALGKPKDEAEAFRMLGFLQGKVHTVYTGIALVHAASGKEQIRHSSTRVKMRPLSEAEIDDYIATGEPMDKAGGYDTTMHLGDIGQYRIISESPSGEPEIIVGHTVSKVTFRPMSDAEIEAYIKTGDPLDKAGAYGVQGIGAVFIEKIEGDFYSIMGLPLNLLYQMLLRFGVSPFKTD from the coding sequence TTGGAAGTAAGATCACATGCTTTGCCCATTCTTCTCGCCTCCTCTTCGCCCCGGCGAAGGGAGCTGTTAGCCGGTCTGGGCCTACATTTTACCATACAATCGAGTCGTGTCGAGGAGGAGATCGATCCCCATCTTTCTCCCGGCGAGATGGTGGAAAGGCTCGCTCTCATGAAGGCAAAGGAGGTCGCCTCTTCCCATCCCGACTCTCTCGTGATCGGCTCCGACACCCTTGTGGTTGCGGAAGGCAAGGCGCTGGGAAAACCGAAAGATGAGGCGGAAGCCTTTCGCATGCTGGGCTTCTTACAGGGCAAAGTTCACACCGTCTATACCGGCATCGCATTGGTTCATGCGGCTTCCGGCAAGGAGCAGATCCGGCACTCCTCTACTCGGGTTAAGATGCGGCCTCTCTCCGAGGCGGAGATCGATGATTACATCGCCACCGGGGAACCCATGGACAAGGCGGGGGGCTATGACACCACAATGCACCTTGGAGACATTGGTCAGTATCGTATCATATCTGAGTCGCCAAGCGGAGAGCCGGAAATAATTGTTGGTCACACTGTTAGCAAGGTTACGTTTAGACCGATGAGCGATGCAGAGATTGAAGCATACATAAAGACTGGCGATCCATTAGATAAGGCGGGCGCGTACGGCGTACAGGGGATTGGGGCGGTATTCATTGAAAAAATTGAGGGGGACTTCTACAGTATTATGGGGTTACCCTTAAACCTGCTTTACCAGATGCTGTTAAGGTTTGGAGTCAGCCCTTTCAAGACTGATTGA
- a CDS encoding copper amine oxidase N-terminal domain-containing protein, which translates to MRNKPYVNEDVKLQMEATYTRHSKPKRSFDLVIKGILISSFMLSNIAMGGVSAFAATSPDLPNFPTSVQASQQIQVQEDELVINLRMAIKAIEDIGWSPKNLQAISNSLHAIDDKLNDDISYRFTFGLKDAILDTKLVIAQYGGDGLTELRGKGNSINETLQSIEAKMGMSTPSNHASPPPVYKKAEVRIASVAENNVTVVMDGQIQSFPQPAVIIEGSTMVPMRAIFEKLGAEIKWDGETRTVTATKGNTVIRLTLDRDIAYINGSPVKLTAKAQSINGNTMVPLRFVSEALGAAVKWDGSTMTAYIESAGNTDQASQQVINGIKVKYGRHTYGVSTQSEYDQSLAIVEDALKGFDDVVFGGMYNEYYELFLEGERWSGDRRDRSERNIGLKIAEGSIGELVKAGVSKDVIRTVSKASTVAIDLLQGKTDPLDGTPRSLYDALILNRIDCDPIAETYSAVFDSLGFNTMIIGGNNHAEVLIQINGEWWETGSGAFRKADPKKAISNGSYVISQPTFGTLFE; encoded by the coding sequence ATGAGAAACAAGCCATATGTAAATGAGGATGTTAAATTGCAGATGGAAGCTACGTATACTCGACATAGTAAGCCGAAACGTTCATTCGATCTCGTTATAAAGGGAATCCTGATAAGTTCGTTCATGCTGAGCAATATCGCTATGGGAGGGGTATCCGCTTTTGCAGCGACCTCACCCGATCTACCCAATTTCCCAACCTCTGTTCAAGCTTCACAGCAAATCCAAGTCCAAGAAGATGAGCTTGTGATCAATTTACGAATGGCGATCAAAGCCATCGAGGACATTGGATGGAGTCCCAAGAATCTGCAAGCGATATCGAATAGCCTTCATGCTATTGATGACAAATTGAATGACGATATCAGCTATAGGTTCACATTTGGATTGAAGGATGCCATTTTGGACACTAAGTTAGTGATTGCTCAATATGGCGGGGATGGTTTGACGGAGCTTAGGGGAAAAGGGAATTCGATCAACGAGACATTACAAAGCATTGAGGCAAAAATGGGGATGTCCACTCCTTCAAATCATGCTTCCCCACCGCCAGTTTATAAAAAGGCTGAAGTACGAATCGCGTCCGTAGCCGAGAATAACGTCACCGTAGTCATGGACGGTCAAATCCAATCCTTCCCCCAACCTGCAGTTATCATCGAGGGCAGTACGATGGTTCCAATGAGAGCAATCTTTGAGAAATTGGGAGCCGAGATCAAATGGGACGGGGAAACCCGAACAGTCACCGCAACCAAGGGCAATACCGTAATAAGATTAACGTTAGATAGAGACATTGCTTATATCAATGGTAGTCCGGTGAAACTGACCGCCAAGGCACAATCCATCAACGGGAATACGATGGTTCCATTACGTTTCGTCAGCGAAGCCCTTGGCGCAGCGGTAAAATGGGATGGGTCAACAATGACCGCTTACATTGAAAGTGCAGGAAATACCGATCAAGCTTCACAACAGGTAATTAACGGAATTAAGGTAAAGTATGGTCGTCATACGTATGGAGTATCAACTCAATCTGAATATGACCAGTCTCTCGCGATTGTAGAGGACGCTTTAAAGGGGTTTGACGATGTTGTCTTTGGTGGAATGTACAACGAGTATTACGAGTTATTTCTTGAAGGTGAGAGATGGTCAGGAGACCGGAGGGATCGATCCGAACGAAATATTGGTCTTAAAATTGCTGAAGGAAGTATCGGTGAACTTGTTAAAGCGGGTGTCAGTAAGGATGTGATCAGAACAGTAAGTAAGGCATCAACAGTTGCAATTGACTTGCTCCAAGGTAAGACTGATCCGCTTGACGGGACACCTCGTTCTCTCTATGATGCACTAATTTTGAACAGAATTGATTGTGATCCAATAGCCGAGACGTATTCAGCCGTTTTCGACAGTCTAGGCTTTAACACCATGATTATTGGTGGAAACAACCACGCAGAAGTGTTGATTCAAATCAACGGAGAATGGTGGGAAACGGGTTCGGGGGCATTTAGGAAAGCAGATCCTAAAAAAGCCATATCCAACGGATCATATGTTATTTCGCAGCCCACTTTTGGAACTCTATTTGAATAG